One window from the genome of Rhinolophus ferrumequinum isolate MPI-CBG mRhiFer1 chromosome 10, mRhiFer1_v1.p, whole genome shotgun sequence encodes:
- the LOC117028904 gene encoding olfactory receptor 6C75-like: MRNYTEVTEFILLGLTNDLQWQVVLFIFLLVTYMLSVTGNLIIITLTLTDPHLQTPMYFFLRNFSVLEISFTSVCIPRFLVTIVTGDRTISYNGCMAQLFFFIFLGVTEFYLLAAMSYDRYVAICKPLHYTTIMSSRVCILLVFSSWLAGFLIIFPPIILVMQLDFCASNIIDHFICDSSPILQLSCTNTSFLELMAFFLAVLTLMVTLTLVILSYMHIIQTIVRIPSTSQRKKAFSTCSSHMIVVSLSYGSCIFMYIKPSAKERVTLSKGVAVLNTSVAPLLNPFIYTLRNQQVKQAFKNMVQRMAFSSNK, translated from the coding sequence atgagaaattacACAGAAGTAACAGAGTTTATTCTTCTTGGACTGACAAATGACCTACAGTGGCAGGTTgtacttttcatatttcttcttgttACCTACATGCTAAGTGTAACTGGGAACCTGATCATTATCACCCTCACCCTTACAGATCCCCACCTGCAGACTCCAATGTATTTCTTCCTTCGAAACTTCTCAGTCCTAGAAATATCGTTCACGTCAGTCTGCATTCCCAGATTCCTTGTCACTATTGTGACAGGGGACAGAACCATTTCTTATAATGGTTGTATGGCTCAgctatttttcttcatcttcttggGGGTGACAGAATTTTACCTTCTGGCTGCCATGTCCTATGaccgctatgtggccatctgcaaacctcTACATTACACCACCATCATGAGCAGCAGAGTCTGTATCCTTCTTGTCTTTAGCTCTTGGCTTGCTGGATTCCTCATCATCTTTCCACCAATAATCCTGGTGATGCAATTGGATTTCTGTGCCTCCAATATAATCGATCATTTTATCTGtgactcttctcccattctgcagCTTTCTTGCACAAACACTAGCTTTCTAGAACTCATGGCATTTTTTCTAGCTGTGCTAACACTTATGGTCACCTTAACACTAGTTATTCTCTCCTACATGCATATCATCCAGACAATTGTGAGAATTCCTTCCACAAGTCAAAGGAAAAAAGCCTTTTCCACTTGTTCCTCCCACATGATAGTTGTCTCCCTCTCTTACGGTAGCTGCATTTTCATGTACATTAAGCCTTCTGCAAAGGAGAGGGTAACTTTAAGCAAAGGAGTGGCTGTGCTCAATACCTCGGTGGCTCCTCTCTTGAATCCTTTCATATATACACTAAGAAATCAGCAAGTGAAGCAAGCCTTCAAGAACATGGTCCAGAGAATGgccttttcttcaaataaatga
- the LOC117028898 gene encoding olfactory receptor 6C2, whose amino-acid sequence MRNHTPITTFILLGLTNDPQLQILLFIFLFLTYLLSVTGNLTIITLTLVDSHLKTPMYFFLRNFSILEISFTTVCIPRFLYSISTGDNSITYNACASQIFFVILFGATEFFLLAAMSYDRYVAICKPLHYMTIMNNRVCTFLVLWCWVSGLLIILPPLSLGLQLEFCDSNAIDHFSCDAGPLIKISCSDTWVMEQMVILVAVFALVITLVCVFLSYTYIIRTILRFPSVQQRKKAFSTCSSHMIVVSITYGSCIFIYIKPSAKEGVAINKGIFMLTTSVAPLLNPFIYTLRNKQVKQAFNDFIKRILFLSKKSTF is encoded by the coding sequence ATGAGAAACCACACACCAATAACAACTTTTATCCTGCTGGGACTGACGAATGATCCACAACTGCAAATTCtgctttttatctttctatttctcacCTATTTATTGAGTGTAACAGGCAACCTGACTATTATCACTCTCACATTGGTGGACTCCCATCTTAAAACTCCTATGTACTTTTTCCTCAGAAATTTTTCTATCTTAGAAATCTCATTTACCACTGTCTGTATTCCTAGATTCCTGTACAGTATATCAACCGGGGACAATAGCATTACCTACAATGCTTGTGcaagtcaaatattttttgttattctctttGGAGCAACAGAATTTTTTCTCCTGGCAGCCATGTCTTATGACCGCTACGTTGCTATCTGTAAACCCCTTCATTACATGACCATCATGAACAATAGGGTCTGTACCTTCTTAGTCCTCTGGTGTTGGGTGTCTGGCTTGCTGATCATTCTCCCACCCCTTAGCTTGGGGCTCCAGCTTGAATTCTGTGACTCCAATGCCATTGATCATTTTAGCTGTGATGCAGGTCCCCTCATAAAGATCTCATGCTCAGATACATGGGTAATGGAACAAATGGTTATCCTCGTGGCTGTATTTGCACTTGTTATCACCctagtgtgtgtgtttctctcctACACATACATTATCAGGACTATTCTGAGATTCCCCTCTgtccaacaaagaaaaaaggcCTTTTCCACCTGCTCGTCCCATATGATTGTGGTTTCCATCACCTACGGAAGCTGCATCTTCATCTATATCAAGCCCTCAGCAAAGGAAGGAGTGGCCATTAATAAAGGCATATTCATGCTAACTACTTCTGTTGCTCCCTTGTTGAACCCTTTCATTTACACCCTGAGGAATAAGCAAGTGAAACAAGCTTTCAATGACTTCATAAAGAGGATACTATTTCTCTCAAAGAAATCGACGTTTTGA
- the LOC117028919 gene encoding olfactory receptor 6C75 encodes MRNYTEVTEFILLGLTNDPQWQVVLFIFLLVTYMLSVTGNLIIITLTLTDPHLQTPMYFFLRNFSVLEISFTSVCIPRFLVTIVTGDRTISYNGCMAQLFFFIFLGVTEFYLLAAMSYDRYVAICKPLHYTTIMSSRVCILLVFSSWLAGFLIIFPPIILVMQLDFCASNIIDHFICDSSPILQLSCTNTSFLELMALFLAVLTLMVTLTLVILSYMHIIQTIVRIPSTSQRKKAFSTCSSHMIVVSLSYGSCIFMYIKPSAKERVTLSKGVAVLNTSVAPLLNPFIYTLRNQQVKQAFKNMVQRMAFSSNK; translated from the coding sequence atgagaaattacACAGAAGTAACAGAGTTTATTCTTCTTGGACTGACAAATGACCCACAGTGGCAGGTTgtacttttcatatttcttcttgttACCTACATGCTAAGTGTAACTGGGAACCTGATCATTATCACCCTCACCCTTACAGATCCCCACCTGCAGACTCCAATGTATTTCTTCCTTCGAAACTTCTCAGTCCTAGAAATATCGTTCACGTCAGTCTGCATTCCCAGATTCCTTGTCACTATTGTGACAGGGGACAGAACCATTTCTTATAATGGTTGTATGGCTCAgctatttttcttcatcttcttggGGGTGACAGAATTTTACCTTCTGGCTGCCATGTCCTATGaccgctatgtggccatctgcaaacctcTACATTACACCACCATCATGAGCAGCAGAGTCTGTATCCTTCTTGTCTTTAGCTCTTGGCTTGCTGGATTCCTGATCATCTTTCCACCAATAATCCTGGTGATGCAATTGGATTTCTGTGCCTCCAATATAATCGATCATTTTATCTGtgactcttctcccattctgcagCTTTCTTGCACAAACACTAGCTTTCTAGAACTCATGGCACTTTTTCTAGCTGTGCTAACACTTATGGTCACCTTAACACTAGTTATTCTCTCCTACATGCATATCATCCAGACAATTGTGAGAATTCCTTCCACAAGTCAAAGGAAAAAAGCCTTTTCCACTTGTTCCTCCCACATGATAGTTGTCTCCCTCTCTTACGGTAGCTGCATTTTCATGTACATTAAGCCTTCTGCAAAGGAGAGGGTAACTTTAAGCAAAGGAGTGGCTGTGCTCAATACCTCGGTGGCTCCTCTCTTGAATCCTTTCATATATACACTAAGAAATCAGCAAGTGAAGCAAGCCTTCAAGAACATGGTCCAGAGAATGgccttttcttcaaataaatga